The following proteins are co-located in the Pseudomonas antarctica genome:
- a CDS encoding putative bifunctional diguanylate cyclase/phosphodiesterase, translating to MEWLGMYFFTDLPENGHLLLNCSHNPFLVLLAYLVACAAGFGTLDMAERVGHVEDPTARRHWRWLGAGCLAGGIWSTHFISMLAFQAPIAIHYELIMTFASLVIALIASLFAMQTLSHAHLRFQQYLLASVWMGLGIALMHYVGMSAMRSQAQVYFEPGLFLASVAIAIGASLTALLLSCYLRNGAGVFHQLLKYAASLVLGAGILSMHFTGMAAMQMLVPSGADLALPLDNNPIQLGLSVAVITLLVIGSSVSAALADKKLQHKERDLRRVNALLSELDQARASLQQVAHYDALTSLLNRRGFNQIFAEKVAEKTANNGMMAVIFLDIDHFKRINDSLGHDAGDQLLTVLAGHIKGSVRSHEDVVARFGGDEFCILINIHHRDEARHMAQRIMQKMKEPVELAGRRMVMTTSIGISLFPEDGLTCEELLKTADLALYQSKDAGRNNLNFFSSNLKTRAFLELQLEEELRAALRSRNELVLFYQPIFDMKLGKVTRLEALVRWQHPQHGLLAPDRFIDIAESNGLIAELDHWVLRQACHDLSLLTDRGYSELTMAVNCSALNLTRDELADEIEAALRFAGIAANRLELEVTENALMGNISSTLALLRQIRALGVSLAIDDFGTGYSSLAYLKRLPINTLKIDRSFIQDIPKSTADIEIVQAIIGMAHTLHLQVVTEGVETQAQFELLLKHGGDFIQGYLLSPAVPFSDIVGVIQGIQMNNPLYPFSVEGNKEAPVPKAPAPTRISPTSTVRPIR from the coding sequence ATGGAATGGCTAGGTATGTATTTTTTTACCGACCTTCCAGAGAACGGGCACTTATTACTCAATTGCAGTCATAACCCCTTTCTGGTGTTGCTGGCCTACCTGGTCGCTTGCGCGGCCGGGTTCGGTACGTTGGACATGGCCGAACGTGTCGGCCATGTAGAAGACCCTACTGCCCGCCGCCATTGGCGCTGGCTCGGTGCAGGGTGCCTCGCGGGCGGTATCTGGTCGACTCACTTCATCAGCATGCTGGCTTTCCAGGCACCTATTGCCATTCATTACGAATTGATCATGACGTTCGCCTCGCTGGTGATCGCCTTGATTGCCTCGTTGTTTGCCATGCAAACCCTCAGTCATGCCCACCTGCGGTTTCAGCAGTATTTACTGGCGTCGGTGTGGATGGGGCTCGGTATCGCCTTGATGCACTATGTGGGCATGTCGGCCATGCGCTCTCAGGCCCAAGTGTATTTCGAGCCGGGGCTGTTCTTGGCATCGGTCGCCATTGCCATTGGGGCCAGCCTGACCGCATTGCTGCTGTCGTGCTACCTGCGCAACGGCGCCGGCGTTTTCCACCAATTGCTCAAATACGCCGCGAGTCTGGTGCTGGGCGCCGGGATCCTGAGCATGCACTTCACCGGCATGGCCGCTATGCAAATGCTGGTGCCCAGCGGGGCCGACCTCGCCTTACCGCTGGACAACAACCCCATTCAACTTGGCCTGTCAGTCGCAGTTATCACCCTGCTGGTGATCGGCAGCAGCGTCAGTGCCGCCCTGGCGGACAAAAAGCTGCAGCACAAGGAACGCGACCTGCGCCGGGTCAACGCCCTGCTCAGCGAACTCGACCAGGCCCGCGCCTCACTGCAACAGGTTGCCCATTACGACGCGTTGACCAGCCTGCTTAACCGCCGGGGGTTCAACCAGATTTTCGCTGAGAAAGTCGCCGAAAAAACGGCAAACAACGGCATGATGGCGGTGATATTCCTGGATATTGACCACTTCAAGCGTATCAATGACAGCCTGGGTCATGACGCCGGCGATCAGCTGTTGACGGTATTGGCCGGGCATATCAAAGGCTCGGTACGCAGCCACGAAGACGTGGTCGCACGGTTTGGTGGGGACGAATTTTGCATTTTGATCAACATTCATCATCGCGACGAAGCGCGGCACATGGCGCAGCGGATCATGCAGAAGATGAAGGAGCCGGTCGAACTCGCCGGTCGGCGCATGGTAATGACCACCAGCATCGGCATCAGCCTGTTTCCCGAAGACGGCCTGACCTGCGAAGAGCTGCTGAAAACCGCCGACCTGGCGCTGTACCAGTCCAAGGACGCCGGGCGCAACAACCTCAACTTCTTCAGCTCCAACCTTAAGACCCGTGCTTTCCTTGAGCTGCAACTGGAAGAGGAATTGCGCGCAGCCCTGCGTAGCCGCAACGAGTTGGTGCTGTTTTATCAACCGATCTTCGACATGAAACTCGGCAAGGTCACCCGCCTGGAAGCCCTGGTGCGCTGGCAACATCCGCAACACGGGTTGCTGGCCCCGGACCGGTTTATCGACATCGCCGAAAGCAATGGGTTGATCGCCGAACTGGACCACTGGGTGTTGCGTCAGGCCTGCCATGATTTAAGCCTGCTGACCGACCGGGGCTACAGCGAACTGACCATGGCCGTGAACTGCTCGGCCCTCAACCTGACCCGTGACGAGTTGGCAGATGAAATCGAAGCAGCCCTGCGCTTCGCCGGAATTGCCGCCAACCGCCTGGAACTGGAAGTCACCGAAAACGCGCTGATGGGCAATATCAGCAGCACGCTCGCGCTGTTGCGGCAAATTCGTGCCTTGGGGGTTTCGCTCGCCATCGATGATTTTGGCACCGGCTACTCATCGCTGGCTTACCTCAAGCGCCTACCGATCAATACCTTGAAGATCGACCGTTCATTTATCCAGGACATTCCCAAGTCCACCGCCGATATCGAGATCGTCCAGGCGATTATCGGCATGGCCCACACCCTGCACCTGCAGGTGGTCACCGAAGGCGTGGAAACCCAGGCACAGTTCGAACTGCTGCTCAAACATGGCGGTGATTTCATTCAGGGCTACCTGCTGAGTCCGGCGGTCCCCTTCAGCGACATCGTCGGCGTGATCCAGGGCATCCAGATGAACAACCCGCTCTACCCTTTCAGCGTGGAAGGCAACAAAGAGGCCCCTGTGCCGAAAGCCCCCGCCCCAACCCGTATCAGCCCCACGTCGACGGTAAGGCCAATTCGCTGA
- a CDS encoding YkgJ family cysteine cluster protein, whose product MSEASPCLSCGACCSYFRVSFFWGECASSGGTVPDDLVVQINPTRVAMIGTDQKPARCCSLEGEVGKGTRCTIYEQRSSPCREFDASWSQGEQNVDCDSARAAFGLPPLEAPFELELPISA is encoded by the coding sequence ATGTCCGAAGCCAGTCCGTGTCTGAGTTGCGGTGCCTGCTGTTCATACTTTCGTGTGTCTTTCTTCTGGGGAGAGTGCGCCTCATCGGGGGGCACGGTGCCCGATGATTTGGTGGTTCAGATCAATCCCACACGCGTGGCGATGATCGGTACCGACCAGAAACCCGCGCGTTGCTGCAGCCTTGAAGGGGAAGTCGGCAAAGGCACCCGCTGCACAATCTATGAGCAACGGTCGAGCCCCTGCCGCGAGTTCGACGCGTCGTGGAGCCAGGGCGAGCAAAACGTCGACTGCGATTCAGCACGTGCCGCCTTTGGCTTGCCGCCATTGGAAGCGCCTTTCGAGCTGGAACTGCCCATCAGCGCTTAG
- a CDS encoding spinster family MFS transporter — protein MQNSTQAANAWRILFLLFLANLFNFFDRTIPAIIIEPIRMEWHLSDFQLGIIGTAFTIVYAIAGLPLGRMADTGSRSKLMGWGLFAWSGLTAINGMVGSFWTFLLVRMGIGIGEASYAPAANSLIGDLFPAHRRARAMGIFMLGLPLGLLLAFFTIGAMVKAFDSWRAPFFIAAVPGMILAVFMFYIKEPKRGAAETVQVSQERVDRPIRRVLAVPTFLWLVLAGLCFNFATYACNSFLVPMLQRYFLMPLQDAAVATGVIVGLTGLVGLTLGGWIADKIHQRVANGRLLFAACSLIISTVTTAWALHAGRIEIGVFVALFSVGWLFAYNFYTCVYTAIQDVVEPRLRATAMALFFAGLYLLGGGMGPVVVGGLSDHFAHSAMYADGAAQMTEAYKAVGLHDAMYLIPVALFLTMLFLFQASRSFVRDAKRMKDGLGAVEVPAAAATA, from the coding sequence ATGCAGAACTCGACCCAAGCGGCGAATGCCTGGCGCATTCTGTTCCTGCTGTTCCTCGCCAACCTGTTCAATTTCTTCGATCGCACTATTCCCGCCATCATCATCGAGCCGATCCGCATGGAGTGGCACCTGAGCGACTTTCAGCTCGGAATCATCGGCACTGCCTTCACCATTGTCTACGCCATCGCCGGCCTGCCGCTGGGACGCATGGCCGATACGGGCTCACGCAGCAAACTGATGGGCTGGGGCCTGTTCGCCTGGAGCGGGTTGACGGCGATCAACGGCATGGTCGGCAGTTTCTGGACCTTCCTGCTGGTGCGCATGGGCATCGGCATTGGCGAAGCCAGCTATGCACCGGCGGCCAACTCGCTGATTGGCGACCTGTTTCCCGCCCACCGGCGCGCCCGGGCCATGGGCATTTTCATGCTGGGCCTGCCTTTAGGGCTGCTGCTGGCATTCTTCACCATTGGCGCGATGGTCAAGGCGTTCGACAGCTGGCGCGCGCCGTTCTTTATCGCCGCCGTGCCGGGAATGATCCTGGCGGTATTCATGTTCTATATCAAAGAGCCCAAACGCGGCGCCGCAGAAACCGTGCAGGTCTCCCAGGAACGCGTCGACCGTCCGATCCGCCGCGTGCTGGCAGTGCCGACCTTCCTCTGGCTGGTGTTGGCCGGGCTGTGTTTCAACTTCGCCACCTATGCGTGCAACTCGTTCCTGGTGCCAATGCTGCAGCGCTACTTCCTGATGCCATTGCAGGACGCCGCGGTTGCCACCGGGGTGATCGTCGGCTTGACCGGCTTGGTGGGCCTGACGCTGGGCGGCTGGATTGCCGACAAGATCCATCAGCGCGTGGCCAATGGCCGACTGCTGTTCGCGGCGTGCAGCCTGATCATCTCCACCGTCACCACCGCCTGGGCCTTGCATGCCGGGCGCATCGAGATTGGTGTGTTTGTGGCGCTGTTCAGTGTGGGCTGGTTGTTCGCTTATAACTTCTACACCTGCGTGTACACGGCGATTCAGGACGTGGTCGAACCGCGCCTGCGCGCCACGGCGATGGCGTTGTTCTTTGCCGGGTTGTATTTGCTGGGTGGTGGCATGGGGCCGGTGGTGGTGGGCGGGCTTTCTGATCACTTTGCTCATTCGGCGATGTATGCCGATGGGGCTGCGCAGATGACTGAGGCTTATAAGGCTGTGGGCTTGCACGACGCCATGTACCTGATTCCGGTGGCGCTGTTCTTGACCATGCTGTTTCTGTTCCAGGCGTCGCGCAGTTTTGTGCGTGATGCCAAGCGGATGAAGGATGGGCTGGGGGCGGTGGAGGTGCCGGCTGCTGCGGCTACGGCGTGA